In Diceros bicornis minor isolate mBicDic1 unplaced genomic scaffold, mDicBic1.mat.cur scaffold_901_ctg1, whole genome shotgun sequence, the genomic stretch cgccccctcccagcaccctgccGGCCAGCGCTCCACCCACTTgcgggccccgccccggccgcccgCGCGCCCCAGCAGGTCCCACCCACCGCACGCACGGCGCGACTGCACGTGAGGAGAAGAGCAGTCGTCTAAGCCGGAGCCTGGAGACCTGGCCGCTGGAGCCGATGCGCTATAAAGCGAAGCCGGCGCCAGCAAGAGGACCCCGCCCAGGGATGGCCGCGGCTCGCCGCGCAGAGTCTGCGGGGGCGCCCCGCTGCGTCCGCGGCATGGAGCCTGCGCCCGGGGGCAGCCGCCGGGGAGTCGTGGAGCTCCGGGAAGAACTGCAAGGTGAGTGCCTGGACCGGGACAGGTGCTTTGGGCAACTCCAGGAAACGTCCTTTCCCTGGGAGAGGCGGGAGCACGGGACGCCGCTGCTGCGCCGCCGCCTTCGCTGCTCTCAGCTCGCGGGCCTgcgcctccctctgccccccgcccgccccccgccccccgcccccggcccccggcccccgccgcccGCGCTCCCACGCCCGGAtgtgtctcttttcctctccggAGACGAAGCCCTCCGCGATCTCAGGGATGGGAACAGGAGGAGACATCGTCGAGGAGGATCGAAGGTCCGAAGCTGAGCAGGGAGCAGCGGACGAAGGAGAACAAGGCCAGGTTGGCGCAGGAGCTCGGGGCCCCGTGGACCCGGAGAAGGAGGAAGGCGGCGGCGGCTGGGAGCCCccgcagcaggagcagcagcttcAGGAGCCCTCCCACGTGGCCCCCGAGGGTCTGCAGCCCCGCGACAGGCAGCCGGGCCTCCCCCGCCACACGTTCACCGGGTTGCGCCTGAAGGGGCTGGAGAGCGTTTTCCAGCGCACTCAATACCCCGACGTGTTCAGCGCGCGGTAAGCCGCTTGCTCTGGAGGCGCCCGGTGCTCTAGGGCGCTCGGGCTCCTCCGTCCAGTCCCGGGGCGCCTGCGGGGCTTTCCCGGGTCTCTTTCCCTCCACTCCAGAGCCAGAGCTCCCCAGCGGGCTCCAGGCCACTGGAGTCTGCCCGCCCTTGAGCCCGCGGTGGGGGCGATGCCCACCGCGCATCAAGGGAAATGTCTGCAGGCAGTACAGCAGTGGCTCAAGCCAGGGAACTTTGGCCGCGCTCCTGTTTGGGGAAAGCGGGTTCTGTTGGATCAGGACGGATCAgggggaggagagtgaggcacCGTCGTGCAAGTGCACGGCTGGATCTTGCCTTAACTTACAAGGGTGATCCTTTGGTCCTCGTGGAATTCTCGTGCATTAGTCTTGAGTTTGAAACCCTACCTTAAGAATCGTGAATCCTGAGTCCTGAGTTTCTCAGCGCTCCCTTAAGCTTTGCACACAAAGGAAAATCGCCCCTGAAGCCAGGCTGGAGCTGGCTGTGACCCAAGCGCACAATGCTGGGGCATTTGGGAGGAGAGACGCTGGGAAGCCAGCATGAAATGCGCATTGTCTATCTCGCGACCCCCACGACTCCCGATAGTGACTGTTTGCCATTTTCTCCCCTCAGAAAGGAGCTCGCCTTCCTCCTGGATGTGGCTGAACCCAGAGCGCAGGTCAGTGAACCTGAACACGGCGATTCTGCAGGGCCGCCGGTCTAGAACCTGCTTCAGGACTTGGACACTTTGGTTCTAGTCGTTCTcaccttgttgttttttgttgccCTTTCCATGTCTGGGGAGCGAGTTTTGAAATGTGGGGGCTTTGGCAAGTGGAACCTGGGATATGTCGGGCCCCGCCTATGGAAATTGCCCATTCTCAGAGGGAGCGTGAGTTCCTAAAGGGAAAACAATAAAATCCAAGAGAACCCAACcgcttctcctcttctctgtacaaaatgaaagatgagTAAAGGTCAGTCCTTCTCACAGTGCTGGTATCTTTTCGGCAGCACTTCTGCGTGGAGTCATGTCGGGGCTCAGTGTCCTTTGGGAAGGATGCACCTTCATGCACCGAGGGCCTAGGTGAGGAGAGGGGTCAGCTGTTTTCACTGACGTCAAATGTTGAACACCGGGCCCGAGCTCTTAGCTACATGAGTGAATTTAGGAATATtcaggccctggggtcagggaGTAACCCACACCCAGAGATCACACTACACGAGTCACGCCTGTGTGTTTCCTGATGCCGGGAGCCTGGCGGGCGGGGAGACAGCGGGAAAGTCCAAGGGCCTGGTCCTCCTGCTCTTGCTGTCAGCCTGTAGGAAAgcagggcaggaaggggcagCCCGACAGTTTCCCTTTCCGCAGTGCTTCCGTGTGTCAGACTGGAAAGGTTGCTGAGAGGGTGACATCGTGGCGGAGGCTGGGAGGCAGGTGTGCCAGCTGGAACTCTGTCTCAGCATCGCAACAGACAGAAACGATGTTGAATCAGGTTCCACTGACCTAAGAAGGGTGAAAAGGTTAGAGAAGAGTTCCTTACAGTCCCacttctacctacagatgtggcacagGTTCCACTTTAGGACTGAGTATTCTCCTGAGGAATTTCTCACATCTAATGatagacatatatatgtacatgtctggcgtgtgcgtgaggaagattggccatgagctaacatccgttgccaatcttagtctttttgctgaggaagattggccctgagctaacatccgtgcccatcttcctccaatttttatatgtgggacgccgccacagcatggctttgttaagcggtgcgtaggtccgcgccctggATCCCAGCccaccaaccccgggccgccgaagcggagcgtgtcagcataaccgctatgccaccggcccGGCCTGTAGTGATATGTATTTTTGATGGTACTGTTTTGGAGAGGTGGGTTTtgtggaatttcttcttcttgaggGGGGGCGTGGGGGCGGCTTTCCATTCAGGCCAGAGTCTTACCTGTGTTCATTTGAAATACCTTTGGATTTGCTCAGGCAATGATGACTAATCTGTAGGTGCACAGGTTACCACGTGAGACCGTAGAGAACCATCAGTTGGATTAGGAGAGAATTTGTCCGAAAGAGAAACCAAATCCAGGCTGAGTTTCCTAGCTCTGCTCCACGGTGCGCCTGTGAGTGCAGTGATGGGAAGGGGCTGCAGGTCCGGTCTTGGTGAGTTGCAGTGAATCGAGACCCACTTGGACTAAATTTTCCTCAACCCTACAGGCTGAAATATCAAGGCGGTGTCCGGGGCGTCAGCAACTCTGCTGTCCCGGTCAGCCGAGCCACAAACCCCCTGGGCCCTCCATAACCAGCCCTTCCTTGCCACACCATCTTTTTTCAGTCCCCAGAGGTTTCAGAGGGTGAAGGGCCCCTTAGACACCCTTGAGGGAAACCTGTTCAAAAATCCAGCCTGCTCCCATTGACTATTTCCTTTAGACGGAAGGAGCTTTGACCATGCTCAGCTTCCCCCACACCCCGGGGTGTGGGGGGGACACTATCCCTAGAGAGCAGGGGGCAGAGGCAGCAGGACAGCAGGATGCTCCGCCGTCAGGAGACCGACACGTCTTCATCCCGTTACCAGGCGTGGCATGAAGAGCAGGGAGTGGGTGCCGTTCACCAGCTAGACCCGCATCCGAGAGCCAGGAAAACCAGCAAAGACTATtgaaggtgggaggagagagacaaagcaagaaGGCTAGTCCAaacttggcacagagtagacgcTCACCGAGCCAAAACAGAACCCAGGTTCCGATGCAGATGCGTTCCTGACATCTCCTTCCACAGCCCCCATCCCAAGGTCAAGCAAGAGGAGCTGCCTTTCCTCTTTTGCTCTCCTGCCTACCCTCCTTTGATCTCAACTGGTCTCCTGAAGGGAGTCCACCAGAATGGAGATATTcataaggaaggagggaaagtccCACCAGGGAGGGAGGGTCTCACAATGTGATGGGCCCTGGCCCAGGTCCCCAGCCCTAACACCCCAAGACACATCCAGGCTGGTCCTATTTCTTCACTTGGACCAGCAGACATTTCCAAGAATATCCAAAGAATGCTATGGGCCCAGCCACCACCTCAAAACCTCCACCGCAACAGGGAGTCAGACCGAGATCTTGCCTGGTGTTCCGTTGGGCCTGCTGCCCTTTGTTTCACATAGAGACTTAGCCTTCGGGGGTCTCCATGGCCAAACCTGTCCTTCCGTTAGGAATGTATTCTATCCTTTCCAAACTCCGCCTAACCTCCAGCTTACAAGAGTGTTCGCTCCACTCTTTCCCAACGAGACCCAAGGAGGCAGACCACGGTGCTGGTCAAGATGGGGGTGTgaagagatgaggaaagagagctcCTAGTCATCCGGTGGCTGTCCGAGAAGTAGCAACCAAATCCAAGGCCACAAATTGAGGTCCGTTCGCCTCGGCCTGCTCCTTCTCACCCTTCCTtcccctgagaaccaggagaggactTGAAGCCACAGGCAACAGACCAATGGGATTTGGGATAACTCTTCACCCTCCCTCGACCTCTCAGGGCCTGTACAAACGAACCTTGTTACTGCTTTACCGAGTGACCGCCCCAAGCCCAAACTCTGCTTAGATTCCTCACTCACGAAGCGCCCGAGCCTCAATGTCTTTGTCCCGTCAGTTCCTCACAAACTGatggtttctttgtctaaaacgtATAAAAATGCTTGCTTGGGTCATTTCTTCAGGTCCCATTTCTGTGAGACCTCCTTACGTACAAGTCAGTacggtttttttctctctctcctctcagtctGCCTTGTGTCAATGTAACGATTAGACCAGCCCTAAGAACCCAggaaggtgggggcgggggcacgTCCGCCGGCCTGACACAGAAGTGCAACGAGCGTGTGTCTCAGTAACTCGTTTTTCCAACAAGAAGTGAGCATTGATAGATGGTAGGGTTGTGTTTTTCACATCCACAGATTTAAGTAATTCTTCTTATCTCTAGAGAGCCATAGCTAACTATATACCACTCATTATTTCTAGGAATGATCCATCCTTCCTTTAAAATAAGGTTACAGACGAGCAGTATGTTTTCCATCATCTGGGCTTCAAGCGCTTTTCCAGTTATACCTCTGAGCCTCTAGTTAGATGTTGACATAGGTGCCACTACTGATCTACCCGTTCcatgcctcccttctttccttactCGTTATCTACCTTTCCAAGATCTTCAAGAGGAGAGAAGTGGCGCCTCAGAAGAATGTGCTTTTCAACGTCCTGGTTTCAATTACCTTTCTAGGTTTCCCCAGTTGTCTCTGGAGGAGTAGGTACCCGATTACCACGAATCATCGCTAGGACTAACAATTCCCCGTTGTTCCCGCGGGAAACGGGGAATTGAGAGAGATCTGTTTCTCAGCTTCCTGCCTTCACCGACTCATTCAGATCGTATCCAGTTGTCTCTATATGAGTCTAAACTCGATCAATTCCTTTCCTTACAGTACTACTTCCACAGTCCAAGGAGATAGGAAAATTTAGAcgtgagaagggagaagggctttTCCAACATCCTCAATAGACCAGTGTATCTTGTTGTATCTAGATCCCTCTGATAACTAGTCACCTAGGGAGGACCAATTTCCTCTTGGACTAGTGCGCTGCTTCAACAACATAGAAGAATGTAGACGTGAGAATAACTCGCTTTCCATTTCCCGGTCGCATGTCACGATCGCCGGCTAGCTCCGCTCAACTTGTCGCCTAGGGACCCTCCGCTCTCTCTTGTACTAGCTCCTTATTCAGACGAGAGAGAAGAAGCTGGTGTGGAGAAGAGGGATTTTACAGCTCCCCGGATTCATCGATTCTCTCAGTCACCTCTAGTTCACACCGGTAAAGGAGCTGCCTAGGTATCACTAGTTCTGTCTGGCACTACGCCTGGATTCCCACAGGAAATGTGAATTGAGGGTTTAGAAGatggtgtgtgggggctgggtGACTTCCACTTCAGTTCTGGAAATGAGCCCCAAATGGCCTCTGTCTGTTGGCCCCTGGCTTGTCTATGTCTTCGCTGCAGGCTGACACCTCCGCCCTCAAAAGCCTGCTGGAGACCCACTCCCATTTTTACACATCCACTTGTTTTCCTCATAGAGGAAAGAACCATATGGGGAACCATTTGGAGCCCGGCTGCTTGACGTACCCCGTGAGGTTGTGCCCCACACCTGCTCGCCACAGATAGGAGAAGGCCTGGGCCCCAAAGACCGCAAGTCGCCGCTGCCCCTCGGTGCTCTGTGACCCAGATAGTCTCCAAGGTGCTGCTAGGTGACGTCCCCTAGACGCGGAGGCCCCCGCGCTGATCCCCTTCTCCCGCAGGCGTTCACtcgccttcctccccctcccgagGGCGGCACCCACAGGCCTTAGCCTCTCTGGACAGGCTCCTGCTGTGAAGGACTTCCCCACTCACAAAGCTGGCAAGTCCTGGCCCAGAGAAAGCTTGTGTGTCCTACTGCCACCTTGTGGTCATCCGTTTGTCCTCGGTCAGCCCAGAAATCCCTTGCACGTCTACAACTCATTCCCCTGGTTGACTCCAGGTAGCCCTAGTTCACAGCTGACCTAGATCCCACTGCATAGCTCTTCAATTTTAACTGCTTGTTAGAACAAGGAAGAAGAATTTGGACATGAGCTGATGCTGGTCTTCAGCTTTCTGGTGTGGACTGGTTATTCTAGTTATCACTAGTTATCCGTACTCAGATAATCATCTAGGGCCCCCTCCGTATCTATGGTACTGACtcattattccaaaagaaaatcgGAATTTAGATTTCAGAAGAATGTCTGTTTCCACTTCCGGGCATCAAGGAGTATTCGGGGTTCTCTCTAGAGATCTCCTGGAAGCGAGTTTCCTGTGCACCACTATTCATCTCAGACTGATCGTGCTTTCAACCTAAAATAGAACGTTCGATTGAGAGGCTATGTTTTCCAATTCAAGGAAGGCCTCCACTCCTTCCACTCATGTTCCTTGGGTGATTAGTTCCCTCTGCACCCGGGTTCATCTACATTAGTAACTTCTGAATGCAGCCAGGAGAAGAAGAATTGAGAGTCCGGAAGAAGCTACATCTCAGCGCCTAACTTCAACTACTTATTCTGGACATCTCTAGCTCTCTCGAAGGAAGGAGACACCTGGTGCCAATATCTATAGGACGCAATCCCTGTTGCGACACGACCTGAGACTCATAttactttattgtggtaaaatacacatagcatagcatttaccctcttaaccctttgtaagtgtacagttcagtggcattaaagacGTTCCCAGGGTCGTGCCGCCatcgccaccatccatctccagaactttctcacttGCCACACTGAAACTCCATCCCCATTCAACAATAACTCCCCAGTGCcacttctcccagcccctgggaccTACCGTTCTCCCTTCCGTCTCCAtcaatctgactactctagggacctcatgtaaatggaatcatacgatatttgtcctttggtgtctggcttcttttgcttagctacACGTCTGAAAGGTTCAGCCGTGCTGCGGCGCGTGTCAGAACCTCATTCCTCCGTCAGGCGAAATAATCTTCCGCTGTGTGTATAGACCCCGTTTTGTCTACCCGCTCCTCCGTCCCTGGACGCTTGACTTGTCTCCACCTCTTGGCTCTTGTCCACAGTGCTGCTCTGAACACGGGTCTACAAACCTCTGTTCAAGTCCCCGCTTTCAGTCCTTTgggggtgtatacccagaagtggaatggctggatcctctggtcattctgggtgtcatttttggaggaaccaccgcaccgttttccacagcggctgcaacATTTGCGCTCCCACCGGGAAGGCCCAGGGTTCCGGTTTCTCCAGGCCCTGGCCAACACGTCTCCTTTTCCCTTGTGTTGAGACTCGCCAGCCTGCTGGGTGTCAAGTGGTCTGTCATTGCGGTCTGGCTGCAGACCAGCACTTGAGAAGAGTATGTTTTCAGCCCTCTGGCTTCAAATGCTTATTCGGCTTCTATACGGTTGTCTCTACTGAAATCTTAACTAAGTCATTGTCGTGATCTGCGTTACTCAGTGAAGAGTCATAACAGAAGAAGTGAGAAGAGTGTGCTCCCCAGCATCCTAGAGTCAAAGTGTTCTAGAGATCTGGGAAAGTAGTTACCTGGTTACTACTAGGTATCTTCGTCCTGATGCATCCTTTCAATAGGAAAtaagagttctggaaatcttatcataaagaattacaaaatgttgtatatcttGTTATAATTATAAGGAATTCATGGAAATTTCAGATGTGAGCGACCACACGAGCCGAACTGTAAGGGATGTGCCAGCTCGGCTGATGCCAGCCAGGAGCATCACATGGTAGGTCTCTGATGCTATATCGGATCCCGAGCCACAACCGATCCCAGGCTCTCCAGCCAAGAGAGGGTGAGGCCTGCAGAATCCAGCCAGAGCCAGCCTGAGGAGGAGACAGCTTGCTTCAAGTCAGGGGGGAGGCCGTGGGAGGGAAATCCCTTGATGGCTTTTTCCAAGTGAATTCAACCATCATCCTGTAACCGGTTTCCTACCCACCCTCGGGGAACAAGAGGCAGAGGCAAGGTATCTTTCTGTGTTTTGCACAGTAGGTGAGGTGAGTAGGGCCCACCATACCTTGAGGGGCTatgaaaatggtttcacttaATTTATTAAATGGACCTGATGACAATGGTGGCTGTGAAGGTCAAAATAGGGTGAGTCCTGTACATTGTCAAGCATGTGGACCATTCTCAGAAGCTCCTGTCGATACTGCTCAGGATATTAACACGTCCCGGGGCGCCTGCAACACCCTTGTTGAAGGGAGGGACAGAGCCCTCACTCTgccctggctctctctccctttttattttttatttttatttatttatttatttatttatttatttatttattgctgaggaagattggccctgaggtaacgtctgttgccaatcttcccctctttttcttcgtttttgctgaggatgatctcTGCCCgtcctcctctcttttgtatgtgcggTGGCGcggcagcacggcttgatgagcagtgcgtgggtccgctcccgggatccgaacctgcgaaccccaggccgaagAAGCAGAGCGGGCGGACCCgaccaccacgccaccgggcgggccccctgGCTCTCTTTTATGTGACATGTATCAGGGGAGAACAAGAGCTCAGGAAGACaggtctggaggaagagagagggaagaagaggacgagggggaggagggagaggagtgcatgggagggaggaggaggaaaatgaccgcgaggagggggaggagaaaacaGCGGGAACTAACCCAAGTCCACAGCACCCGACCAGCACAGGAAACCCGCGCGCTTTTTAGGGGACCTGCAGCCAGAGGCGTGGTGGCGGAGCACAGCACGGAGGATGTCGCATGCTCCACAATCGCGTCCAGGGCCAAAGCAAGGGCCACGTGCAGTGTGAGCATTCTCGGATGCAAGAAACACTGGGCAGGCTTCTACACTTGTGCTCTGACGGGGGTCGGGGGTCGTTACTCCCAACCTGGAGTACTTGTTGCTTTCGCAAGGGATGGCTTGGGTTTCTTGCACCCTGCATCTGAGCACCCAGAGAGCTCCGCAAACACAGGCCCAAGCTCCCTCTCCCCCGCACCGGTGGAGAGCACGGCTGGCTCTGCTTTCAGCGCATTCTTGCAAAAACCCAGCAAGCAGTCTCCTAGCTCATTCTTGCCTCTGAACCACTAGCCCGATTCCTGGACCTCGGGGGCGCATGGAAGAGAACCAGAGTCCCATTCGTtcttggggaggggagagtcCTGCTCCCAGCCCACAAGGCAAGGGAAAGGACCTTCCCTTCAGCGCGCTGGGGCTGCTAGGGGCTCCGCGCTTTCTCCAGCCCTCTGTGTGCATCTCTCGCTCTGCAAGACCCAAGGGCAAGGAGCCCCGCGCCCAGCGGCGGGCCTCGAGGGCCAGGCGGAGAGACGTTCTCCCGACACTGCCCCAAGGGCTCCCGGGGTTCGTGTGAGGTCTCGTTGCCCCGCCCCTACCCGCGCCCCAAATCCGCGGGCACCATCCAGCAAAGCCCCTTCCTCAGGCCAGTCCCCCGGCCCCGACGGACGCGGGAGGCGTCAGCTAAGCCGCAAGTTGgagctcccctgccccacacttgcacgccccctcccagcaccctgccGGCCAGCGCTCCACCCACTTgcgggccccgccccggccgcccgCGCGCCCCAGCAGGTCCCACCCACCGCACGCACGGCGCGACTGCACGTGAGGAGAAGAGCAGTCGTCTAAGCCGGAGCCTGGAGACCTGGCCGCTGGAGCCGATGCGCTATAAAGCGAAGCCGGCGCCAGCAAGAGGACCCCGCCCAGGGATGGCCGCGGCTCGCCGCGCAGAGTCTGCGGGGGCGCCCCGCTGCGTCCGCGGCATGGAGCCTGCGCCCGGGGGCAGCCGCCGGGGAGTCGTGGAGCTCCGGGAAGAACTGCAAGGTGAGTGCCTGGACCGGGACAGGTGCTTTGGGCAACTCCAGGAAACGTCCTTTCCCTGGGAGAGGCGGGAGCACGGGACGCCGCTGCTGCGCCGCCGCCTTCGCTGCTCTCAGCTCGCGGGCCTgcgcctccctctgccccccgcccgccccccgccccccgcccccggcccccggcccccgccgcccGCGCTCCCACGCCCGGAtgtgtctcttttcctctccggAGACGAAGCCCTCCGCGATCTCAGGGATGGGAACAGGAGGAGACATCGTCGAGGAGGATCGAAGGTCCGAAGCTGAGCAGGGAGCAGCGGACGAAGGAGAACAAGGCCAGGTTGGCGCAGGAGCTCGGGGCCCCGTGGACCCGGAGAAGGAGGAAGGCGGCGGCGGCTGGGAGCCCccgcagcaggagcagcagcttcAGGAGCCCTCCCACGTGGCCCCCGAGGGTCTGCAGCCCCGCGACAGGCAGCCGGGCCTCCCCCGCCACACGTTCACCGGGTTGCGCCTGAAGGGGCTGGAGAGCGTTTTCCAGCGCACTCAATACCCCGACGTGTTCAGCGCGCGGTAAGCCGCTTGCTCTGGAGGCGCCCGGTGCTCTAGGGCGCTCGGGCTCCTCCGTCCAGTCCCGGGGCGCCTGCGGGGCTTTCCCGGGTCTCTTTCCCTCCACTCCAGAGCCAGAGCTCCCCAGCGGGCTCCAGGCCACTGGAGTCTGCCCGCCCTTGAGCCCGCGGTGGGGGCGATGCCCACCGCGCATCAAGGGA encodes the following:
- the LOC131403799 gene encoding rhox homeobox family member 1-like, which encodes MGTGGDIVEEDRRSEAEQGAADEGEQGQVGAGARGPVDPEKEEGGGGWEPPQQEQQLQEPSHVAPEGLQPRDRQPGLPRHTFTGLRLKGLESVFQRTQYPDVFSARKELAFLLDVAEPRAQVSEPEHGDSAGLPV
- the LOC131403798 gene encoding rhox homeobox family member 1-like, producing the protein MGTGGDIVEEDRRSEAEQGAADEGEQGQVGAGARGPVDPEKEEGGGGWEPPQQEQQLQEPSHVAPEGLQPRDRQPGLPRHTFTGLRLKGLESVFQRTQYPDVFSARKELAFLLDVAEPRAQVSEPEHGDSAGPPV